CTGCCATGACTGCCACTTTCGACGCCACCACCGACACCGGACCAAACGGCATGTTGAGCCGGTTCGGCGGACCTCGCAACCTGGGCCGCTTTGCCCTGCGCACCGTGGGGGCCGTGCTGGTGGTGGCGGGGATTGGCGTCTGGCTGGAACCCACGGCCTATCCCGGCCCCGACCTCGTGGCGATGAAACTGGGCCTGTCGCTGTTTCTGAGCCTGGCGGGCTTCTTGATCCTGCACGACCGTGATGCGGATCAGGGACCCGAACTGCATATCGACACGGTCCGGCGCGAAGTCCGCCTGGTCAAGTCGACCGGTGGCAGGCACAGCGTCCTGGACCGCACACCGCTGCGCGATCTGGGCAAGGCCGAAGACCTGGGCGACACCGTGCGCCTGTCCGCCGCCAATGGCGAAGTGCTGGGCTGCGTCTCGATGGCGGACCCACAGGTCAGGGCCCGTCTGTGCGGCGCACTTCAGGATGCGGGCAAACTCTGACCGCCAGGCCCAATGCCTTCGGCACATGGGCGATGTTCAGCCGCGCGCACGATATGTTGACCAATGTGCAGTTGCCTCTGCGGCAATCTGCGACATGTTCTCCACATACTGAAACTCTTGTGGAGCATGTCCCATGAAATCCCTCCTCCTCGCCACGGCTTTGGCCACATCCGCATCTTTCGCCTTTGCGGCTGAACGCTACACGCTCGATTCAAGCCACAGCCAGGTGCTGTTTTCCTACAACCACCTCGGCTTCTCGACGACTTGGGGCATGTTCTCGGGCTTTGAAGGCGAGATCATGTTCGATCAGGACAATCCCGCCAATTCCAGCGTGACCGTGTCGATGCCCACCAAATCGATGTTCACCGGCTGGGAACAGCGCGACGGCCACTTCATGTCGGCAGATTTTTTCGGGGCCACGGACGAGGACCTGATCACCTTCACGTCGACCGCCATCGAAGTCACGGGCGAGGGCACGGCAAAGATCACCGGTGACCTGACCATGAATGACGTCACCAAGTCGGTTGTTCTGGACGCGACCCTGAACCAGGCGGGATCAAACCCGCTGAACCAGAAAGACTGGGCCGGGTTCAACGCGACAACCACGCTTTTGCGCTCTGATTTTGGGGTTGGCGCCTTTGCGCCAGCGGTGAGCGACGAGGTGCAGGTCCAGATCTCGGTCGAGGCGGAAAAGGCCGAGTAACGCCACCACTCGCGATCATTTCGAGGGCCGTGCGATCCGTTCGCATGGCCCTTTTTCGTGGCTGCTGTCGAAAGGCCGCGCAGATGCGCGACATGATTTTATTCAGGAGGGTCTTTTCAGCCCCTCCTGGCAGATGCCTCAGGCGGTCGTATTTTTGGTCGAAAGAAGGGCCTTGGTCCTACTCTGCTGCGGCCCGCGTCGCGGTGAGCGCGACGTTGACCTCCACGGCGAATTTGAGCGAGCTTTCATCGGCCATCGTGGCGCCCACGTTGAAGTCGCGCCGGTCCAGCGTCAGCCCGCCTCTCATGGACGCGGCGTCGCCGTCGATGGAGAGGCCGAAGGGCAGGGTGACCGGCATCGACTGGCCCTTTATGGTCAGCGTGCCCTGCGCCTCGTAGCCGTCCACCACCGGCACGATGTCGGCGATGTAGGTGGCGGTGGGAAATTCGGCCGTGTTGAAGAAATCGGGACCCATCGCCTGGTCCGTCACGGACCCCAGGGTGAGCGATCCGATGGACACTGTCACCTCGACCGCGCCTGCAACCCCGTTTTCGACCGTTTCATCAAAGCTGATGGCGGCGGTCCAATCGGCGAACTGCCCGTCCACCTCAGAGCCCAGTTGTGTCACCACGATGCCAAGCGTGCCGTCCTGCACCTGCCAGTCCGACTGGACCTCTTCGAGCTCTGCGGCCGCGGTGCCGCCATGGGGGGCGTAGACACCCAGTGCCGCACCGCCCGACAGGGCCAGCGCCCACAGCGCCAGCGCGGCGGTGATCGGGGCGGCATGTTTATGCTCGGGCGTTGTGGCAGGCACCTCCGTGCGGCCAAACCACATGCGCCGCAGCGTGGCGTCCTTGTCGATGACATGGTGTTTCAGGGCCCCCGCGATATGCAACAGCAGTGCCACGCCCAGCACCTTGGTCAACACCCAATGCGCCCCCCCCATGGCACCGGCCAGTGCTTCGGATTTGGGGACAAGGGGCAGGTTCTGCCCGAACGGCCACCAGATCGGGGCAAAACCGCTGGCGGCGGCATGGTGTATCCACCCCGACAGCGGCACCACGACGAGGCTGCCATAGAGTAGCCAGTGCACGGTTTCGGCGGCCAGGCTCTCCATCTTGCGGTCCGGATGCAGCAGGCCGGGTTTGGGTTGGCTGATCGCCCAGGCGATGCGCGCAAGGGCCACGAAGAACACCGCAACCCCCAATGTCTTGTGCAGCGAAAACAACCACGCCGTGCGGGCGATGAACGCATCGGACGTCTCGGCCCCGGATTTCAGCGCATAGGCCATGTCATTGGCGATCAGACCCAGGGGCATAAGCGTGATGATCAGCAGGGCGGTCAGCCAGTGAAAGGTCTTGGACAGGCTGCCGTAGCGGTCAGCGGTGTTGGCAAGGGCCATGTGTGGTCTCCGAACGTTGCGCATGGGTGTAACACCCTTGTCCCTAATGTTATGCATCTGGTCGTTCGGACAACCGCCAATTCTTGCACAGATGTCGTGCGGGCCTCTCTTGTCTGGTCGGGTCGGGGCGATTACACCCGTGGACGAAGAACACCAAAAGGGGGGCAGGCCATGAGCGTGGCATTCGTATTTCCGGGGCAGGGAGCCCAGACCGTGGGCATGGGCAAGGCGCTGGCCGAGGCCTATCCCGCCGCACAGGCCGTCTTTGACGAGGTGGATGAGGCGCTGGGCGAAAAGCTGTCGAGCCTGATCTGGGACGGCAACCAGGACACGCTGACCCTGACGCGCAACGCGCAACCCGCCCTGATGGCGACTTCCATCGCGGCGATGCGCGCGCTTGAGGCCGAAGGGATCACCATCGACCGGGCCAGTTTCGTGGCCGGGCATTCCTTGGGTGAATATTCGGCCCTCTGTGCGGCAGGGGCGCTCAGTGTCGCGGATACCGCGCGGTTGCTGCGCACACGTGGGCAGGCAATGCAGGACGCGGTGCCCGTGGGCGTGGGCGCGATGGCGGCCCTTCTGGGCCTCGACTTCGACACCGCGGCCCAGGTGGCGCAAGAGGCCGCGGCGGGCGAAGTGTGCGAAGCGGCCAATGACAACGACCCAAGCCAGGTGGTGGTGTCGGGTCACACCGGCGCGGTCGAACGGGCGGTCGAGATCGCCAAGACACGCGGTGCCAAGCGGGCCGTGATGCTGCCTGTCTCTGCCCCGTTCCATTGCAGCCTGATGGAGCCTGCGGCAGGCGTCATGGCCGAAGCGCTGAGCCACGTGGATATCGACGCACCGGCTGTTCCGATTGTGCCCAACGTGACCGCGCATAGCTGCAAAAGCGCGACGCTCGTGCGCAATCATCTGGTGGATCAGATCACCGGGTCGGTCCGTTGGCGCGAAAGCGTCCTGTACATGGCGGGCGAAGGCGTGACCGAGATCTGGGAGATCGGTGCGGGCAAGGCGCTGTCGGGCATGATCCGGCGTATCGACCGGTCCATCGCCACCCGCGCCGTTGGCACGCCCGATGACATCAAGGCGGCGCTGGATGGCTGATCTGGTCACCTTGCCGCCCGACACCCTGGGCGGTGTGATCGATACGGTGCCGTTTGCCGGACGGTTCCAGCTGATCCCGGATGTCTTCGGGCGTATGGATTCGCTCTTGGGCCAGTCCGGCATCTTCTATGCCGGGCCGCAGACCGCGCTCTACCGTGTGGACGGTGACGATATGGAGATCCGCATCGGCGTGCCGCTGCCCCACCCACTTCCCGGTTTCACGATGTTCGATGTGGCCGAAACACAGGCCCTGCACATACGCCATCACGGGGCATTCGATACGCTGCCCGGGGTCTATCAGGCGTTGACGGCCGATGTGGAACAGCGTGGCCTTGTCCGGACAGGGTGGGCGCGCGAGGTCTACCGGTTCGTGGCCAAGGACGCGTCCCTGAATATCTGCGACGTCTATATGGACGTGGCGCAAGCTTGAAGAAAAAGAGGTTCATATGTTTGATCTGACAGGAAAATCCGCGCTGATCACCGGCGCGTCGGGCGGCATCGGGGCCGAGATCGCGCGCGTGCTGCACGGGGCCGGGGCCACGGTGGGCCTGAGCGGCACGCGGACCGTCCCGCTTGAGGCGCTGGCGGGTGAGTTGGGCCCGCGGGCGCATGTACTGCCCTGTAACCTGAGCGATCCGGACGCCGTGGACGCGTTGCCCAAGCAGGCGATCGAGGCGATGGGCGCGGTCGATATCCTCGTGAACAATGCAGGCATCACCCGCGACAACATCTTCATGCGGATGTCGGATGACGAATGGCAGTCGGTGATCAACGTGAACCTCACCTCGACCTTCAAGCTGTGCAAGGGGGTCATGCGGGGCATGATGAAGGCGCGCTGGGGACGGATCGTGAATATCTCGTCCGTGGTGGGGGCCACCGGCAACCCGGGCCAGGCCAACTATGCGGCGTCGAAGGCGGGTATGGTCGGCATGTCCAAAAGCCTGGCCTACGAGGTGGCAAGCCGCGGGATCACCGTGAATGCCATTGCGCCGGGGTTCATCGCCACGGCGATGACGGACAAGCTGACAGAGGATCAAAAGACTGGAATCATGGGGCAAATTCCCGCCGGTCGCATGGGCGAGGCGCATGAAATCGCCGCCGCCACGCTGTATCTGGCCAGCCCCGAAGCGGCCTATGTCACGGGCACGACCTTGCACGTCAATGGCGGCATGGCCATGTTGTAGGCGCTAACACTCGGCGTCTTGCCATCTTTTAGGGATGTGCTATAGGCGGCGCAGATTCCGGCAACGGGCCATACGCTTGGCCCAATGCCTCACCGCCCCAAGGGGGCAAGACCAGAGCCCCGAAACGATGGGGACACCACTTGGGGGCGCGAATATTTGCCCCGGAAAAATGAGGACAGTCATATGAGCGACATCGCCGATCGCGTAAAGAAGATCGTTGTGGAACACCTGGGTGTGGACGAAGAGAAGGTCAGCGAAAACGCATCCTTCATCGACGATCTGGGCGCAGACAGCCTGGACACCGTTGAGCTGGTTATGGCGTTCGAAGAAGAGTTCGGGATCGAGATTCCCGATGACGCGGCTGAAACCATCCAGACATTTGGCGACGCTGTGGGCTTTATCACCAAGGCATCGTAAGACATTCGGGCATCTGCCCGATCCGGCGGCGTTCTTTCTTGCGGAAGGGCGCCGTTTTTTTGTGGCTGCGCATTGGGGCCTTGCCTTTGGTGTCCCCGCGGGGACAAGCTTGGACAAAACAAACATAGTGTTCGGGCAGGACAACATTCATGGGCAGACATGTGCCGACAATCAACACGGCGCGCGTGACCTTGCGCGCAATGCGGCCGGGCGAATTTGATCGCTTTGCCGAGATCTGGGCCATGCCGGACGTGGCCAAATATGTCGGGGGCACGCCGCGCGATCGCAGCGAAAGCTGGAAGGCTTTTCTGACGAATGCGGGACACTGGCAGGTCACGGGGTTCGGCCAATGGGGGATCGAGGATCACGCGACCCAGCGACTGGTGGGGCAGGTCGGGTTCTTCTACGGCGCACGCGGTCTGGGCGCGGATTTTGATGACAGGCCCGAAGCGGGCTGGGTGCTGGCCCCCGAAGCGCAGGGGCGCGGGCTGGGGATTGAAGCCGTGCAGGCCGCGCATGACTGGTTCGACCGCGTGGTGACCGGGCCTCTGGTCTGCATGATGGATCCCGC
The DNA window shown above is from uncultured Tateyamaria sp. and carries:
- a CDS encoding YceI family protein → MKSLLLATALATSASFAFAAERYTLDSSHSQVLFSYNHLGFSTTWGMFSGFEGEIMFDQDNPANSSVTVSMPTKSMFTGWEQRDGHFMSADFFGATDEDLITFTSTAIEVTGEGTAKITGDLTMNDVTKSVVLDATLNQAGSNPLNQKDWAGFNATTTLLRSDFGVGAFAPAVSDEVQVQISVEAEKAE
- a CDS encoding cytochrome b/b6 domain-containing protein — its product is MALANTADRYGSLSKTFHWLTALLIITLMPLGLIANDMAYALKSGAETSDAFIARTAWLFSLHKTLGVAVFFVALARIAWAISQPKPGLLHPDRKMESLAAETVHWLLYGSLVVVPLSGWIHHAAASGFAPIWWPFGQNLPLVPKSEALAGAMGGAHWVLTKVLGVALLLHIAGALKHHVIDKDATLRRMWFGRTEVPATTPEHKHAAPITAALALWALALSGGAALGVYAPHGGTAAAELEEVQSDWQVQDGTLGIVVTQLGSEVDGQFADWTAAISFDETVENGVAGAVEVTVSIGSLTLGSVTDQAMGPDFFNTAEFPTATYIADIVPVVDGYEAQGTLTIKGQSMPVTLPFGLSIDGDAASMRGGLTLDRRDFNVGATMADESSLKFAVEVNVALTATRAAAE
- the fabD gene encoding ACP S-malonyltransferase, whose translation is MSVAFVFPGQGAQTVGMGKALAEAYPAAQAVFDEVDEALGEKLSSLIWDGNQDTLTLTRNAQPALMATSIAAMRALEAEGITIDRASFVAGHSLGEYSALCAAGALSVADTARLLRTRGQAMQDAVPVGVGAMAALLGLDFDTAAQVAQEAAAGEVCEAANDNDPSQVVVSGHTGAVERAVEIAKTRGAKRAVMLPVSAPFHCSLMEPAAGVMAEALSHVDIDAPAVPIVPNVTAHSCKSATLVRNHLVDQITGSVRWRESVLYMAGEGVTEIWEIGAGKALSGMIRRIDRSIATRAVGTPDDIKAALDG
- the fabG gene encoding 3-oxoacyl-[acyl-carrier-protein] reductase; the protein is MFDLTGKSALITGASGGIGAEIARVLHGAGATVGLSGTRTVPLEALAGELGPRAHVLPCNLSDPDAVDALPKQAIEAMGAVDILVNNAGITRDNIFMRMSDDEWQSVINVNLTSTFKLCKGVMRGMMKARWGRIVNISSVVGATGNPGQANYAASKAGMVGMSKSLAYEVASRGITVNAIAPGFIATAMTDKLTEDQKTGIMGQIPAGRMGEAHEIAAATLYLASPEAAYVTGTTLHVNGGMAML
- a CDS encoding acyl carrier protein, whose translation is MSDIADRVKKIVVEHLGVDEEKVSENASFIDDLGADSLDTVELVMAFEEEFGIEIPDDAAETIQTFGDAVGFITKAS
- a CDS encoding GNAT family N-acetyltransferase, with protein sequence MGRHVPTINTARVTLRAMRPGEFDRFAEIWAMPDVAKYVGGTPRDRSESWKAFLTNAGHWQVTGFGQWGIEDHATQRLVGQVGFFYGARGLGADFDDRPEAGWVLAPEAQGRGLGIEAVQAAHDWFDRVVTGPLVCMMDPAHEASARIAEKLGYVDMRMAEDDAGPIQLKLRKSPPQT